The following are from one region of the Salvelinus sp. IW2-2015 unplaced genomic scaffold, ASM291031v2 Un_scaffold4152, whole genome shotgun sequence genome:
- the LOC112076943 gene encoding LOW QUALITY PROTEIN: solute carrier family 22 member 18-like (The sequence of the model RefSeq protein was modified relative to this genomic sequence to represent the inferred CDS: inserted 4 bases in 3 codons; deleted 3 bases in 2 codons), which produces MSGVKSDSPTAVTDVHTGSKMQRVIYVTYLIAXLDITCMFLQFSITPYLAKKLGFDTLWIGYLQTMVGVVQLLGGPIFGRFADLFGARAAMCLSCTASVVYYGLLAIADSPLMLFIHKLPAVLMHGLPGAQMVVTDLTEPDNGADALXKLGLCFGIGMVAGSTLGGTLSTRYGETFAACVAAGGSFISFLLVWTFIPKHTKIQAPQDNTDKKSNAKSVFDLGEITRLMKFPGVAKTFMFKIISGLPSGIFQVMFSVIAMNFFQLAPEQNGYLMAYFGIVSMVIQGGVIGRLTSKYSENSLLLLSIGMSSLVGLAQVFMANVFQFCFIVLPMMFSLSVFNVITDSMLTRXCASSDTGTMLGLCASVQSLLRTIGPTIGGFLYHNYGVASFGFIQFVVNMVVFVFMLRNMVNSKDEQRE; this is translated from the exons ATGTCAGGAGTTAAATCAGACTCACCCACCGCCGTTACCGATGTACATACAGGCTCAAAGATGCAGAGAGTAATTTACGTTACTTACCTCATAG TCCTGGATATCACATGCATGTTTTTACAGTTTTCCATCACTCCT TATTTGGCGAAGAAGCTGGGATTTGACACCCTATGGATTGGCTATTTGCAAACCATGGTTGGTGTCGTCCAATTGTTGGGAGGCCCGATATTTGGCAG GTTTGCAGACCTTTTTGGTGCCAGGGCAGCAATGTGTCTATCCTGCACTGCCTCTGTAGTCTACTATGGGTTACTAGCGATAGCTGACAGTCCTCTCATGCTCTTCATCCACAAACTCCCCGCTGTCTTGATGCATGGCTTGCCTG gaGCCCAGATGGTAGTGACTGACCTGACAGAACCTGACAACGGGGCAGATGCCC GCAAGCTAGGCCTATGTTTTGGCATTGGCATGGTTGCCGGCTCCACCTTGGGCGGTACA CTAAGCACACGTTATGG GGAGACATTTGCTGCTTGTGTAGCTGCTGGAGGGAGCTTCATCAGCTTCCTGTTGGTTTGGACGTTTATCCCTAAA CACACTAAGATACAAGCTCcacaggacaacacagaca AGAAGAGCAATGCCAAGTCAGTCTTTGACCTGGGTGAGATCACCAGACTGATGAAGTTCCCTGGTGTGGCCAAAACCTTCATGTTCAAGATCATCTCAGGTCTGCCATCAG GTATCTTTCAGGTCATGTTCTCTGTTATCGCCATGAACTTCTTCCAGCTGGCGCCAGAGCAGAATGGCTACCTTATGGCCTACTTTGGGATCGTGTCAATG GTAATCCAAGGGGGAGTGATTGGCCGGCTGACCTCAAAGTACTCTGAGAACTCACTGCTTCTCCTCTCCATCGGCATGTCAAGTCTGGTGGGCCTGGCTCAG GTCTTCATGGCTAACGTGTTCCAGTTCTGCTTCATCGTTCTCCCCATGATGTTCTCTCTCAGCGTGTTCAACGTCATCACTGACAGCATGCTGACAAG CTGTGCTTCCTCCGATACCG GCACGATGCTGGGCCTGTGTGCCTCTGTGCAGTCTCTGCTCCGTACCATCGGCCCCACGATTGGAGGCTTCTTGTATCACAACTACGGAGTGGCCTCTTTTGGGTTCATCCAGTTTGTCGTGAACATGGTCGTGTTTGTGTTTATGCTTAGAAACATGGTCAACAGCAAAGATGAGCAAAGAGAATGA